A segment of the Larus michahellis unplaced genomic scaffold, bLarMic1.1 SCAFFOLD_34, whole genome shotgun sequence genome:
gcagctccatcacccagttcctcctcctggcatttgcagacacacgggagctgcagctcttgcacttcgggctcttcctgggcatctacctggctgccctcctgggcaatggcctcatcatcaccgccatcgcctgtgaccaccgcctccacacccccatgtacttcttcctcctcaacctctcgatactggacctgggctccatctccaccactgtccccaaatccatggccaattccctttgggacaccagggccatttcctaTGCAGTATGCATTGCCCAAgtctttctgtttgccttcttGGTTGGAGCAGAGTTTTCTCTCCTCAcagtcatgtcctatgaccgctacgttgccatctgcaaacccctgcactacgggaccctcctgggcagcagagcttgtgtccacatggcagcagctgcctggggcagtgggtttctcaatgctctcctgcacacggccaatacattttccctacccctctgccagagcaatgccctggaccagttcttctgtgaaatcccccagatcctcaagctctcctgctcacactccaACCTCAGGGAAGTCGGGCTTCTGGTGGTTAGTTTCTGTTTAGtctttggatgttttgttttcatcgtgctgtcctatgtgcagatcttcagggccgtgctgaggatcccctctgagcagggacggcacaaagccttttccacgtgcctccctcacctgtctgtggtctccctgtttgtcagcactgccatgtttgcctacctaaagcccccctccatctcctccccagttctggACCTAGCGTTTTCAgtgctgtactcggtggtgcctccagcagtgaaccccctcgtctacagcatgaggaaccaggagctcaaggatgccctgtggaaactggcCCATGGGATGCTGTTTCCCCGACAATAACCTGCCTCTGCTTCTCCGCACATTTCACAGAGTTTATCTTAGGCCAgagtctgtttttttctcttgtgatagTCCTACTTATTGatatatttctgtgtttataGTACTTGTCTTAGGCTTGATCCTATTGTGTCTGACTCTTGCACGACACTGTGTCAGATGTGGCCTGTCAGATAACTGCTCTTCAATAAAACAGTATCTCCCAGGTTTTTGTGGTTCAACCCTGGACAACAACTaggaaaacacagccatttactcacTTTCCGCCCTCTCCGCAACAACAAGTAGCATAAGGAattgagggagaaaaaggataaaacaaatCTTGTGGCTTGAAGTAAAGACAGATTAACAAACAAATAACATAAGAGGAATATAATAATAACAGgcaaaagaatacacaaaataattgATGCCACacaaattgctctcaccacccaatgaatgattgcccagcctgtcccaagcagcgATCATGGATCactgccccccggccaacccccgtTTATACGCTGCGCATGATggctatggtatggaatattcctttggccagcttggcctgcctgtgctccctctcagcttctatatatatatatacagacacagaGATATTAGTCTGTGGACCATCCCACTGaaatgtccgttgagttcatttagtccatgactttgggctccatctgtcttAATTATCTTTCAAGGCAGGAGAGATAGTGTGTGGTGTAGAATTGTTATATGCTGCACCTGGAGCTCGCAGCTGGTGTATCTGCACAGCCCATGCTCATGCCCATGGTCTACGGGTGGAAGATGTCGGTTTCAAGAAGATTGCTGGGCACCAGTTATTGACGTCAGCTCTGGTTCCATCACTTCTGCACTTTGTTCAGTTGCATCCAAGTTCATTCCTCATTAATTTAGGTGACTCTCACGGTAATACCATCGATATAGCATACAGCAACTGTAGTAGTGATGACATATAGGGGTaatttggcctcttgagggacctgcttggcagggtaacatgtgAAAAAAtagtggaaggaagaggggcccaagagaaatagataatattcaaggatcacctcctccaagctcaggagaagTGCAGCCCAAGAATGAAGGAGTCAGGCAAAAAAgtcaggaggcctgcatggatgaacaaggggTTCCTGGAcaagttcaaaagcaaaaaggaggccta
Coding sequences within it:
- the LOC141737356 gene encoding olfactory receptor 14J1-like; translated protein: MSNSSSITQFLLLAFADTRELQLLHFGLFLGIYLAALLGNGLIITAIACDHRLHTPMYFFLLNLSILDLGSISTTVPKSMANSLWDTRAISYAVCIAQVFLFAFLVGAEFSLLTVMSYDRYVAICKPLHYGTLLGSRACVHMAAAAWGSGFLNALLHTANTFSLPLCQSNALDQFFCEIPQILKLSCSHSNLREVGLLVVSFCLVFGCFVFIVLSYVQIFRAVLRIPSEQGRHKAFSTCLPHLSVVSLFVSTAMFAYLKPPSISSPVLDLAFSVLYSVVPPAVNPLVYSMRNQELKDALWKLAHGMLFPRQ